From the Platichthys flesus chromosome 6, fPlaFle2.1, whole genome shotgun sequence genome, one window contains:
- the ddb2 gene encoding DNA damage-binding protein 2 isoform X1 — translation MKRRAADSEASQSKGKGKKRPAEKSAPSLSRTRRDKKDGETSKAGPPPLKAAGVQRRGVHGSILHFLYKNTLGQSLHSQMRQCLQEPFIRSLSSYQFHSATSPFDRRITCLEWSPVHSTTMAVGSKGGDIYLWDYKVPAKKTFIQGNGAGDFIGGMKFCPTDSSRVYVASGEGKLTVQSFEGLAPTTLSTTQDCGHDHHNVCYWYCCVDVSVSRQMLVTGDNMGQLLLLGLDGQKIFSDKLHKAKVTHAEFNTRCDWLLATASVDHTVKLWDLRNIKDKKSFLHVLPHEKAVNSASFNPFDCSKLLTTDQYDEIRVYSSSDWSTPQHIIQHPHRQFQHLTPVKATWHPVYDLIVAGRYPDERVCSGDQRTVDIYDSNTAELVYQLYDPTASGIKSVNKFNLMGDVIGTGMGLTVLVWDRNESLISDGDTQPQEDTSASVDSLRRPRRSRQSSNKERRGPALDAKLKRKLASLEECETKTKTEQKQDQMRKK, via the exons atgaaaagaagagcTGCGGACTCAGAGGCATCTCAATCCAAGgggaaagggaagaagagaccCGCGGAGAagtctgctccctctctctccagaaCACGACGAGACaagaaagatggagaaacaTCTAAAGCAG GACCCCCTCCCCTCAAGGCTGCAGGAGTCCAGAGGAGAGGCGTGCACGGGAGCATCCTGCACTTCCTTTATAAGAACACCCTGGGACAGAGTCTCCACTCACAGATGAGACAG TGTCTCCAGGAGCCGTTCATTCGCTCGCTATCGTCGTATCAATTCCACAGCGCCACCAGCCCCTTCGACCGCAGGATCACCTGTCTGGAGTGGAGTCCTGTTCACAGCACCACTATGGCCGTGGGCTCCAAGGGTGGAGACATTTATCTGTGGGACTATAAGGTCCCCGCGAAAAAGACTTTTATTCAGGGG AACGGTGCAGGGGACTTTATCGGAGGGATGAAGTTCTGCCCCACAGACTCCTCCAGAGTGTACGTGGCCTCTGGGGAGGGGAAACTGACCGTGCAGAGCTTTGAGGGCCTCGCGCCCACCACACTGTCCACAACTCAAGACTGTGGCCACGATCACCACAACGTTTG TTACTGGTACTGCTGTGTCGATGTGTCCGTGAGCAGGCAGATGCTTGTGACAGGAGACAACATGGGACAGCTGTTGCTCCTCGGATTGGATGGACAAAAG ATTTTCAGCGACAAGTTGCACAAAGCCAAAGTGACCCATGCAGAGTTCAACACCAGATGTGACTGGTTGCTGGCGACGGCCTCAGTCGACCACACGGTGAAGCTTTGGGACCTGAGAAACATAAAAGACAAGAAGAGTTTCCTGCACGTGCTGCCTCATGAAAAGGCTGTCAACTCAG CCTCTTTCAATCCGTTCGACTGCTCCAAGCTACTGACCACAGATCAGTACGACGAGATCCGCGTCTACTCGTCCAGTGATTGGTCGACGCCTCAACATATCATCCAACATCCTCACAGACAGTTTCAGCATCTCACACCCGTCAAG GCAACATGGCACCCGGTGTACGACCTGATTGTGGCCGGCCGCTACCCTGACGAGCGTGTTTGCTCAGGTGACCAGAGAACCGTCGACATCTATGACTCCAACACAGCAGAGCTTGTGTATCAGCTGTACGACCCCACGGCGTCAGGGATCAAATCT GTCAACAAATTCAATCTCATGGGTGATGTGATTGGAACTGGAATGG GCCTGACGGTTCTAGTCTGGGACAGGAACGAGTCACTGATCAGCGATGGGGACACACAGCCACAGGAGGACACCTCAGCCTCAGTGGACAGTCTGAGACGGCCGAGGAGGAGTCGGCAGAGCTCCAACAAGGAGCGCAGAGGTCCGGCTTTGGATGCAAAGCTGAAGAGGAAACTGGCTTCTCTGGAAGAATGTGAGACCAAGACCAAGACCGAACAAAAACAGGATCAGATGAGGAAGAAGTGA
- the LOC133955814 gene encoding protein FAM180A — MKLQLKICLQVFLWFSSEPVLRDVAAGTTPTSKTTDSAVSDAKLMFELLLGGVEVDQDRNILLLDKEMASMRSGRAFLSQINDNIPRRRDSMVQMVDALEERRTRPLTPKQFDSLVLSMVYSAHQAWHQERGEEQAAWGRVLLQLANVTVHELRGNHLLNYA, encoded by the exons ATGAAACTGCAACTTAAAATCTGCCTCCAGGTCTTTTTGTGGTTTTCGTCCGAACCAGTGCTGCGAG ATGTGGCTGCAGGCACAACGCCAACTTCAAAAACAACTGACTCAGCAGTGTCTGATGCAAAACTGATGTTTGAG CTCCTGCTGGGCGGGGTGGAGGTCGACCAGGATAGAAACATCCTCCTGCTTGATAAGGAGATGGCATCGATGAGGTCGGGGCGGGCCTTCCTGTCTCAGATCAATGATAACATTCCCAGAAGGCGTGACTCCATGGTGCAGATGGTGGACGCGCTGGAGGAGCGGAGGACGAGGCCACTGACTCCGAAGCAGTTTGATAGTCTCGTCCTGAGCATGGTGTACTCTGCCCACCAGGCCTGGcaccaggagagaggagaggaacaggcGGCCTGGGGCAGGGTGCTGCTCCAGCTGGCAAATGTTACGGTCCATGAGCTACGAGGAAATCATCTCCTCAATTATGCTTAA
- the ddb2 gene encoding DNA damage-binding protein 2 isoform X2, whose protein sequence is MKRRAADSEASQSKGKGKKRPAEKSAPSLSRTRRDKKDGETSKAGPPPLKAAGVQRRGVHGSILHFLYKNTLGQSLHSQMRQCLQEPFIRSLSSYQFHSATSPFDRRITCLEWSPVHSTTMAVGSKGGDIYLWDYKVPAKKTFIQGMGPGDSVTDMRFNQLNPTQLFISSMRGTTSLRDLNGATLTVFANTDTRNYWYCCVDVSVSRQMLVTGDNMGQLLLLGLDGQKIFSDKLHKAKVTHAEFNTRCDWLLATASVDHTVKLWDLRNIKDKKSFLHVLPHEKAVNSASFNPFDCSKLLTTDQYDEIRVYSSSDWSTPQHIIQHPHRQFQHLTPVKATWHPVYDLIVAGRYPDERVCSGDQRTVDIYDSNTAELVYQLYDPTASGIKSVNKFNLMGDVIGTGMGLTVLVWDRNESLISDGDTQPQEDTSASVDSLRRPRRSRQSSNKERRGPALDAKLKRKLASLEECETKTKTEQKQDQMRKK, encoded by the exons atgaaaagaagagcTGCGGACTCAGAGGCATCTCAATCCAAGgggaaagggaagaagagaccCGCGGAGAagtctgctccctctctctccagaaCACGACGAGACaagaaagatggagaaacaTCTAAAGCAG GACCCCCTCCCCTCAAGGCTGCAGGAGTCCAGAGGAGAGGCGTGCACGGGAGCATCCTGCACTTCCTTTATAAGAACACCCTGGGACAGAGTCTCCACTCACAGATGAGACAG TGTCTCCAGGAGCCGTTCATTCGCTCGCTATCGTCGTATCAATTCCACAGCGCCACCAGCCCCTTCGACCGCAGGATCACCTGTCTGGAGTGGAGTCCTGTTCACAGCACCACTATGGCCGTGGGCTCCAAGGGTGGAGACATTTATCTGTGGGACTATAAGGTCCCCGCGAAAAAGACTTTTATTCAGGGG ATGGGGCCTGGAGACTCAGTTACAGACATGAGGTTTAACCAGTTAAATCCCACTCAACTGTTCATATCGTCTATGAGGGGTACGACCTCACTTCGAGATTTGAATGGGGCGACTCTCACAGTGTTTGCCAACACGGACACGAGGAA TTACTGGTACTGCTGTGTCGATGTGTCCGTGAGCAGGCAGATGCTTGTGACAGGAGACAACATGGGACAGCTGTTGCTCCTCGGATTGGATGGACAAAAG ATTTTCAGCGACAAGTTGCACAAAGCCAAAGTGACCCATGCAGAGTTCAACACCAGATGTGACTGGTTGCTGGCGACGGCCTCAGTCGACCACACGGTGAAGCTTTGGGACCTGAGAAACATAAAAGACAAGAAGAGTTTCCTGCACGTGCTGCCTCATGAAAAGGCTGTCAACTCAG CCTCTTTCAATCCGTTCGACTGCTCCAAGCTACTGACCACAGATCAGTACGACGAGATCCGCGTCTACTCGTCCAGTGATTGGTCGACGCCTCAACATATCATCCAACATCCTCACAGACAGTTTCAGCATCTCACACCCGTCAAG GCAACATGGCACCCGGTGTACGACCTGATTGTGGCCGGCCGCTACCCTGACGAGCGTGTTTGCTCAGGTGACCAGAGAACCGTCGACATCTATGACTCCAACACAGCAGAGCTTGTGTATCAGCTGTACGACCCCACGGCGTCAGGGATCAAATCT GTCAACAAATTCAATCTCATGGGTGATGTGATTGGAACTGGAATGG GCCTGACGGTTCTAGTCTGGGACAGGAACGAGTCACTGATCAGCGATGGGGACACACAGCCACAGGAGGACACCTCAGCCTCAGTGGACAGTCTGAGACGGCCGAGGAGGAGTCGGCAGAGCTCCAACAAGGAGCGCAGAGGTCCGGCTTTGGATGCAAAGCTGAAGAGGAAACTGGCTTCTCTGGAAGAATGTGAGACCAAGACCAAGACCGAACAAAAACAGGATCAGATGAGGAAGAAGTGA